From Granulimonas faecalis:
TCGCCAACATGGCCGACTCCCTGGCGGCCGTGAAAAAGTTGGTCTTCGAGGAGGGGCGGATCACCCCGCAGCAGCTGTGGGACGCCATCCTCGACGACTTCCAGAGCCCCGAGAACCAGCGCATCCAGCGCATGCTGCAGCAGGACGCCCCCAAGTACGGCAACGACGACGACTACGTGGACCGTCTGGTGGTGGAGGCCTACGACTCCTACATCGACGAGGTGGCCAAGTACCCGAGCACCCGCCACGGCCGCGGGCCCGTGGGCGGCATCCGCTACGCCGGCACAAGCTCGATCAGCGCCAACGTGGGCCAGGGCATGGGCACCATGGCCACGCCCGACGGACGCAACGCCCGGGAGCCCCTCGCCGAGGGCTGCAGCCCGGCCCACAACCGCGACCTCCACGGCCCCACCGCCGTGTTCAAGTCGGTCACCAAGCTGCCCACCGAGAAGATCACCGGCGGCGTGCTGCTCAACCAGAAGGTGAACCCGTCAACGCTGGAGAGGCCCGAGAACAAGATCAAGCTCGAGTCCATGCTCAGGGCCTACTTCAACCGACTCCACGGCTACCACGTGCAGTTCAACGTGGTGTCCCGCGAGACCCTGCTGGACGCCCAGGAGCACCCCGAGAACCACCGCGACCTCATCGTGCGCGTGGCCGGCTACTCCGCGTTCTTCAACGTGCTGTCCCGGGCCACCCAGGACGACATCATCGCCCGCACCGAGCAGACGCTCTAGACGGCAGACGGGGCACCCCGGCGGGGTGCCCCGTCCCGTCCCAAGGAGGCCGATCAGGCCTCCTGTCCCGAGATATAGGTGGCCGTCACATGGAGGCCGTCGTCCAGGGCGACGAAGTCGGCGTCTCGGCCCGGGGCGATGCGGCCGCAGATACCGCCGATGCCGTTGGCGTCGGCAGGGGTCTGGGTGGCCATGCGCACGGCCTCCTCGTCGGTGGCCGCGCCCCAGTCCCGGACGTTTCGTACGGCACGGTCGAGGGTAAGCACCGAGCCCGCCAGGCTGTGGCTGCCCTCGGCCAGACGCGCGGCACCGTCCGAGACCACCACGGGAAGCTCCCCGAGCAGGTACTCGCCGTCGGGCATGCCGCCGGCCTGCATGCAGTCGGTCACAAGCGCCACACCGTCGGCGCCCCGCGCCCGCACGAGGATGCGCGCGGCCGCGGGATCCACATGGCGGCCGTCGCAGATGACCTCGGCGCAGACGCCGTGGAGCCCCAGGGCCGCCCCGACCATGCCCGGATCGCGGTGGCTGAAGCCCCTCATGCCGTTGAACGTGTGGACGAACCCGGACGCCCCGGCGTTCACGCATGCGCAGGCCTCGTCGAGGCTCGCGTCGGAGTGTCCGAGGAACACGCTCACGCCGAGGGCCCGGGCAGCGGCGCAGAACTCCGGCGCACCCTCAGCCTCAGCGGCCACGGCCACCTTGGTCACGAGGCCGCCGGAGGCCTCCTGCCAGGCCTCGAGCAGGCCGATGCTGGGGGCCAGGAGGTAGCCGGGGTTCTGGGCGCCCTTGTGGGCCTCGGTGAAGAACGGTCCCTCGAGGAAGACACCCCGGATGTGCGCCCCACCGGCCGCTCCCCCGGTCG
This genomic window contains:
- the nagA gene encoding N-acetylglucosamine-6-phosphate deacetylase, with the protein product MSWSSDVGVGAPRGAYAVVAKGFFLPGGYVEGGCVTVEGGRFGLYRAEVPSGMAVLDLGRARVAPGYVDTHIHGFLGHDVMDADAAGVGEISRGLARHGVTSWTPTTLTAPPDQVAAACRSVAEAAADGSTGGAAGGAHIRGVFLEGPFFTEAHKGAQNPGYLLAPSIGLLEAWQEASGGLVTKVAVAAEAEGAPEFCAAARALGVSVFLGHSDASLDEACACVNAGASGFVHTFNGMRGFSHRDPGMVGAALGLHGVCAEVICDGRHVDPAAARILVRARGADGVALVTDCMQAGGMPDGEYLLGELPVVVSDGAARLAEGSHSLAGSVLTLDRAVRNVRDWGAATDEEAVRMATQTPADANGIGGICGRIAPGRDADFVALDDGLHVTATYISGQEA